The following nucleotide sequence is from Pseudobdellovibrionaceae bacterium.
GGCCCGCGAATGCCAATTTGCAGAGACGAGCTCGGGTCAAGCAACCCCTCGTCAATGGCGTGACGAACAAAAGATCCATGATGATATTCACAATCCCATGCGGCCGGATAAGTATCCAAATGAGCGTCAAAGTGAACGAGGGAAAGCTTTTCACCCGCATGGCGCCTCACCGTGCGAAGAAGGGGCAGGGTGACGGAGTGATCTCCACCGACAGCCAAAAAGCGCTTGCCGTGTTTCAGCACATTGGCGAAGTAATCCTCAATTCCTGTGTAGGCTTGCTTTTGATCAATGGGAACCACAGGGCAGTCCCCCACATCAGCAATCTTCAAGCGTTCAAAGACATTCGTGGCCCGAGACCAGTGAAAGCCCCTGCCAAGAGACGATGCCTCGCGAATGCGCGAAGGTGCAAATCGAGCTCCCGGGCGGTAGGATACACCCCCGTCATAAGGAACTCCAGCAATGGCCACGTCAAAGGCCTCGGTAATCGGTACGTGAGGCAAGCGGAAAAAAGTTTTGATGCCGGCAAAGCGTGGCTGTTCGCGACCGCTGAGTGGTTTAAATTCCATGCATCCAATCTATCGGGGGGAGTTTCCACTGGCAAACAGAGATTGGCTTGCCGCAGCGCCTAGCCTGCCTACATTTAAAAGGAACCCTTGGTGCGACCTGCAGCCCACTCCAGTTGCCCTGACTTACCCAGCCTGAGACTGTAGGGTTCCTTGCGATCCACCTGAAAAAGATTCTTTTTCGAACTGCCAGCCTCCTCATTCAGACGGCGTCGGCGCTTCTGCACCACCTCCTCGACCTTTTTATCCCACTTGGTCCCCGTCAACTCGTAGAGATACCATTTGAGGTCTTGAATACCCGCATCTCCAACTGGCGAAGTCCACATCTCCAACTCCACAATCCAACGGGCTCCCAGTTGTCTCAGACCCACCCTCTCCCAAATAACACTCTCTTCAGCCAAGGGTAGTTCATGAACTGCTTTCCAAGTCCCGTCATCGATGGTGATCTTGTCTTTGGAAAATCGAACTTGGTAGGAATGGAGTTTGAGGTGACAACTCTTAAGATCCATTTCCTTTTTTGTACACCGTTGACTCAATTGACCTTTGGCAGTGGCCTTTTTCGCCGGGACCTCGGCACCAGCGATTACCTGAGGACCCGTCCAAAGGAGGAGAAACAAAACAAATACATAGACGACCGATCGCATAGAAACCATGATTTCATAGTTCAATGGGAATGCCAATTGGCTCCCCGCTTGAAATCCGATCCAACTCCAGTTATGACTTTTGTCCAATGAAGAAACCAGCGCGCCAAAGTCTTTTAAATTGGTATCAGGATAACCGGCGGCCACTCCCCTGGAGAGAAAACCCCAATCCCTACTCCATTTGGCTCAGTGAGACCATGCTCCAGCAGACCACTATCCAAGTGGTCATCCCCTACTACGAAAAATTTCTCGCCTTGTTTCCACGGATTGAGACCCTTGCCTGCGCACAGGAATCGAAAGTCTTAAAGGCCTGGGCCGGACTTGGCTACTACAGTCGTGCGCGCAACCTTCATCGAGCGGCCAAGGCCCTGCACCAGTTGGGATATTTTCCACAAACCTACGGTGAGCTTCTCAAGCTTCCCGGCTTTGGACCCTACACCTCAAGGGCTGTGAGTAGCATCGCCTTTGGTGAAAGGGTGGGGGTTTTAGATGGCAATGTCATCCGACTCTTGAGCCGCTATCACGGAAAAGATGTGGAATGGTGGAAGCCCGCTGGACGACAGGTTCTTCAAGATCTGGCAGACAAAGTGGTCCTGGACTTTCCGCCGGGTGATATGAATCAAGCGATGATGGATTTGGGTTCTACCATCTGCTCCAAGACAAGACCCCTCTGCGCCCTGTGTCCCTTGCACCGCAGTTGCCTGGGATTAAAACAGGACCTTGTAGCTCAGCTTCCACGCAAAAAGCCACGAAAGGCGAAGGAGGTCTGGGTCTGGGAACCTGAGGTGTGGCTGCGCAACAATAAAGTGGCACTCCACTGGAATGAAAGCCAAGTTCCCTTTCTCAAAAAGCGTTGGCTTTTGCCCGGAATAGCTCGGCAACTCAAACAGAAACCCACGGCATTTGTGTTTCGGCACAGCATCACCCATCACGACATTTACGTGACTCCAGTACGGAAGAAGGGACGGCGTCCAGACAAAGACTGGCAATGGGTCCCGGTGCGAGACATCGCCGAGTGGATTCCTGCTTCTTTGGTTAAAAAGACTCTCCATCATTCCGATATTCATGTGTAAGGACAATTGACTTTGGAGACCGCTTTGCGACTTTACCGCCACCCCGGAACTTGGATCTTGCTGTTGGGATTTGGTTTTCTTTTTTCCTGTCAGTCGGAACAGAAATCCAAGGATGCGGGCGAGACGGCTGGCGTAACCAAACCTCAACCCAAACCGCCCAAGGGCTACGAGCCGGCAGAAGCAAAGCTGGTCACTGGAGAGGGTGAAAACTGGGACGGCCATTTTTCTCCGGACGGCCGTAAGGTTCTTTACTTGAGCAAAAATCGCCCCAAGCATAAGCACAGTCAAGTCTATGAGTTTGACCGGGTGACTCTTCGCCATCGACGGATCACCTTTCACGACGGTGAGAACTCTGGTCCGCGATATGACTCCAGTGGGAAGTGGATCCTCTATGCCAGCACCACAGACGAAATTAAGGAAAACCCGGCCTATATTCAGAAAGCTCTAAAAGAACTGAGTAGTGCCAAAACTGAAGAAAAGACGGTCACCTCAACCTCATCGGCAGCACCGTGGTTGGAGCTTCCTTACGAAATCTACCGCAGCAGCACAAATGGCAACGATATAGAGCGCCTGACTCACACTCCAAGCTACGATGCCGAGGCCTCTTATCATC
It contains:
- the speB gene encoding agmatinase encodes the protein MEFKPLSGREQPRFAGIKTFFRLPHVPITEAFDVAIAGVPYDGGVSYRPGARFAPSRIREASSLGRGFHWSRATNVFERLKIADVGDCPVVPIDQKQAYTGIEDYFANVLKHGKRFLAVGGDHSVTLPLLRTVRRHAGEKLSLVHFDAHLDTYPAAWDCEYHHGSFVRHAIDEGLLDPSSSLQIGIRGPLAGGDDLDFVKRHGLKALTVDDIRSQHLSEVLKTLPDFSDKPVYLSFDIDCLDPAYAPGTGTPVVGGLTTYETQQILRALKINKLVSADIVEVSPPFDHADITSLAAVDTMFEILCLMAPS
- a CDS encoding A/G-specific adenine glycosylase, with the translated sequence MKKPARQSLLNWYQDNRRPLPWRENPNPYSIWLSETMLQQTTIQVVIPYYEKFLALFPRIETLACAQESKVLKAWAGLGYYSRARNLHRAAKALHQLGYFPQTYGELLKLPGFGPYTSRAVSSIAFGERVGVLDGNVIRLLSRYHGKDVEWWKPAGRQVLQDLADKVVLDFPPGDMNQAMMDLGSTICSKTRPLCALCPLHRSCLGLKQDLVAQLPRKKPRKAKEVWVWEPEVWLRNNKVALHWNESQVPFLKKRWLLPGIARQLKQKPTAFVFRHSITHHDIYVTPVRKKGRRPDKDWQWVPVRDIAEWIPASLVKKTLHHSDIHV
- a CDS encoding PD40 domain-containing protein, translated to MRLYRHPGTWILLLGFGFLFSCQSEQKSKDAGETAGVTKPQPKPPKGYEPAEAKLVTGEGENWDGHFSPDGRKVLYLSKNRPKHKHSQVYEFDRVTLRHRRITFHDGENSGPRYDSSGKWILYASTTDEIKENPAYIQKALKELSSAKTEEKTVTSTSSAAPWLELPYEIYRSSTNGNDIERLTHTPSYDAEASYHPSLPTILFTSVRHGRPMLYMMNVDGSSQKLLSDSRFIEAEGQFHPGGKELVFVRYSSDMKQAQIVFKDTKTKEEKNLTLPTAVSWSPVWLPDGEHILFASNLDDPENFEIYAIKKDGSCLQRLTYSLGNDVQPAISPDGKSVLFTSDRGGSRQLYLMDFKPPTTCPKS